From a region of the uncultured Desulfatiglans sp. genome:
- the proB gene encoding gamma-glutamate kinase (Evidence 2a : Function from experimental evidences in other organisms; PubMedId : 6089111, 6255065, 6341601; Product type e : enzyme): protein MKSELQTGPVKTPGREALLKGIRRIVVKVGSGVLTASDGLNRTVIESITDDIADLRRSKIEIILVSSGAIASGLRKVGLKRRPESVSQQQALAAVGQSSLMRAYEEAFGRHRQKVAQILVTRDDLTHRRRYLNARNTLLTLLSWKIVPIINENDTVVVDEIKFGDNDNLSAMITCLSEAGLLVNLTNLDGLFDKDPRVHQDARLIHTIDKVDRRVSGYASTIPGFLGKGGMASKVKAAQKVALLGVPTVIANGFKPGVLKRVLKGEEEGTLFMPRSVSLCHRKHWIAFTKSPRGQIVVDKGAETALLENGKSLLPSGIKEVVGRFSLGDAVLIVSEEGEDLAVGMVNYHSGDLKKIMGAKTSGIEAILGFKHEDEVVHRDNLVLARQLDEGDDLCQWRG from the coding sequence TTGAAGTCTGAATTGCAGACGGGGCCTGTGAAGACTCCTGGCCGGGAGGCCTTGCTGAAAGGGATCAGGAGGATCGTCGTCAAGGTCGGCAGCGGTGTGCTGACAGCCTCCGATGGGTTGAACCGGACCGTTATCGAGAGCATCACCGACGATATTGCGGATCTCCGGCGGAGCAAGATCGAGATCATCCTGGTTTCTTCCGGGGCCATTGCTTCCGGGCTCAGGAAGGTCGGCCTCAAGAGGCGCCCGGAGTCGGTTTCCCAGCAACAGGCCCTGGCCGCTGTGGGCCAGAGCAGTCTGATGCGCGCCTATGAAGAGGCCTTCGGCAGGCATCGCCAGAAAGTGGCGCAGATCCTGGTCACGCGGGATGACCTGACCCATCGACGCCGCTATCTCAACGCACGGAACACGCTGTTGACCCTGCTTTCCTGGAAGATCGTGCCGATTATCAACGAAAACGACACCGTGGTCGTGGATGAGATCAAGTTCGGTGACAACGACAACCTGAGCGCCATGATCACCTGCCTTTCGGAGGCTGGTCTGCTGGTTAATCTGACCAACCTGGACGGCTTGTTCGACAAGGACCCGCGGGTTCACCAGGATGCGCGACTGATCCATACGATCGACAAGGTAGATCGACGCGTCTCGGGATATGCGAGCACCATCCCGGGTTTCCTGGGAAAGGGGGGCATGGCCAGTAAGGTCAAGGCGGCGCAGAAAGTGGCGCTCTTGGGCGTGCCGACCGTCATCGCCAATGGATTCAAGCCGGGCGTCCTGAAGCGGGTCCTGAAAGGGGAGGAGGAGGGGACGCTTTTCATGCCGCGTTCGGTGTCCCTCTGCCATCGGAAGCACTGGATCGCTTTTACCAAATCGCCCCGGGGGCAAATCGTGGTCGACAAAGGGGCGGAGACGGCGCTCCTGGAAAATGGCAAAAGTCTTCTGCCTTCGGGTATCAAAGAGGTGGTGGGGCGTTTCAGCCTGGGTGATGCCGTCCTGATCGTGAGCGAAGAAGGAGAGGACCTCGCGGTGGGGATGGTCAATTACCACAGCGGCGACCTCAAAAAGATCATGGGTGCCAAGACATCCGGGATAGAGGCTATCCTCGGTTTCAAACACGAAGACGAAGTCGTGCATCGCGACAATCTTGTCTTGGCGCGCCAGCTGGATGAAGGAGACGATCTATGTCAGTGGAGGGGATGA
- the proA gene encoding gamma-glutamylphosphate reductase (Evidence 2a : Function from experimental evidences in other organisms; PubMedId : 1282191, 6089111, 6255065, 6337636; Product type e : enzyme): protein MSVEGMIGTMADEAGKAARALRSIGRADKDAALNRMAGLLRRYSDRIMEENAKDVARAREAGLSAAMIDRLTLTGPTIEGMAQGLEEVAGLPDPVGMVTGMWRRPNGLLVGRVRIPIGVIGFIYESRPNVTVDAAALCLKSGNAVILKGGSEAIQSNMILAEILAEALQATGLPEKAVQVVPTTDREAVSILIGLDEDVDLIIPRGGEGLIRFVADHSKIPVLKHYKGVCHVYVDQDAEIPMAEEICYNAKVQRPGVCNAMETLLVHEGIAGRFLPAMIERFEKAGVEIRGCERTRSIAPQVRAAVAEDWPAEFLDLILAVKVVGDLEEALDHIERYGSKHTETIVTTDYARAQRFLGEVDSSVVLVNASTRFNDGNQLGLGAEIGINTSKLHAFGPMGLEELTTTKFIVYGSGQVRS, encoded by the coding sequence ATGTCAGTGGAGGGGATGATCGGCACGATGGCCGATGAGGCCGGGAAGGCTGCCCGGGCGCTGCGCAGCATAGGCCGGGCCGATAAGGACGCCGCCTTGAACCGGATGGCGGGGCTGCTGCGCCGGTATTCCGACAGGATAATGGAGGAAAACGCGAAAGATGTCGCCCGGGCGCGTGAAGCGGGCCTTTCAGCAGCCATGATCGACCGGCTGACCTTGACCGGCCCCACGATAGAAGGCATGGCGCAGGGGCTAGAGGAGGTCGCGGGACTTCCGGATCCGGTCGGTATGGTCACCGGAATGTGGCGCCGGCCGAATGGGCTCCTGGTTGGACGTGTGCGTATTCCCATCGGGGTCATCGGATTCATCTATGAATCGAGGCCCAATGTGACGGTGGATGCCGCGGCGCTTTGTCTGAAATCCGGAAACGCGGTCATCCTCAAAGGTGGGTCCGAGGCGATTCAGTCCAATATGATCCTCGCTGAGATTCTGGCCGAGGCCTTGCAGGCAACAGGGCTACCGGAAAAGGCCGTCCAGGTGGTGCCTACGACGGACCGCGAGGCGGTATCGATCCTGATCGGGCTCGACGAAGACGTGGACCTGATCATTCCGCGTGGGGGGGAGGGTTTGATCCGGTTTGTGGCCGATCACTCGAAGATCCCCGTTCTCAAGCACTACAAAGGGGTTTGCCATGTCTACGTGGACCAAGACGCCGAGATCCCCATGGCGGAGGAGATCTGTTACAACGCGAAAGTGCAGCGTCCGGGCGTCTGCAATGCCATGGAGACCCTTCTCGTACACGAAGGGATCGCGGGGAGATTCCTCCCCGCAATGATCGAACGGTTTGAAAAGGCCGGCGTTGAGATCAGGGGTTGCGAGCGCACCCGGTCGATCGCGCCGCAGGTCAGGGCGGCGGTCGCCGAGGACTGGCCGGCGGAGTTTTTGGACCTGATCCTGGCGGTGAAGGTAGTGGGGGACCTCGAAGAGGCCCTGGATCATATCGAGCGCTACGGCTCGAAACATACCGAAACGATCGTGACGACCGATTACGCGCGCGCCCAGCGTTTTCTGGGCGAGGTCGATTCTTCCGTGGTGTTGGTGAACGCCTCGACCCGTTTCAACGACGGGAATCAGTTGGGGCTGGGGGCGGAGATCGGGATCAACACGTCCAAACTGCATGCCTTCGGCCCGATGGGCCTCGAAGAACTGACGACCACGAAGTTCATCGTTTACGGCAGCGGTCAGGTCAGAAGCTGA
- the nadD gene encoding putative nicotinate-nucleotide adenylyltransferase (Evidence 3 : Putative function from multiple computational evidences) — protein sequence MRLGLLGGTFDPIHLGHLRGAEEVRENLDLARVYLIPAAVPPHKTREPITPFAHRYEMARLGVSSSPYLEASDLEGRRPGPSYSIETLKNCQAMFGPRAEIFFILGMDAFLEIYTWKAYLELFERAHFVVIGREGTELEEPAAFLRSLGVAGITENERGFFTSHSGKSIRFLQTTRMDISASRIRRLCRERRSVRFLIPEPVREYIERTGLYRNHGYA from the coding sequence TTGAGACTCGGCTTGCTGGGTGGAACCTTCGATCCGATTCATCTCGGCCATCTGCGCGGTGCCGAAGAGGTCAGAGAAAATTTGGATCTGGCCAGGGTATACCTCATTCCCGCCGCCGTGCCCCCTCACAAGACCCGGGAACCGATTACGCCCTTTGCGCACCGATATGAAATGGCGCGTCTGGGCGTCTCCTCGTCTCCGTATCTCGAGGCATCCGATCTCGAGGGAAGGCGGCCCGGCCCTTCCTATTCCATAGAAACGCTGAAAAATTGCCAGGCGATGTTCGGCCCGCGGGCAGAGATCTTTTTTATCCTGGGTATGGACGCCTTTCTGGAGATTTACACCTGGAAGGCCTATCTCGAATTGTTCGAACGGGCGCATTTCGTTGTCATCGGCCGGGAAGGCACCGAATTGGAAGAGCCCGCGGCGTTCCTGCGGTCGCTCGGCGTCGCAGGCATCACTGAGAATGAACGGGGATTTTTCACGTCGCACTCCGGCAAGTCGATCCGCTTTCTGCAAACGACACGGATGGACATATCCGCATCGCGGATCAGGCGGTTGTGCCGGGAGAGGAGATCTGTGCGTTTTCTGATCCCCGAGCCCGTAAGAGAATACATCGAGAGGACGGGGCTTTATAGAAACCATGGATACGCTTGA
- the obgE gene encoding GTPase involved in cell partioning and DNA repair (Evidence 2a : Function from experimental evidences in other organisms; PubMedId : 12402086, 12826057, 15737924; Product type cp : cell process), protein MDFLDEVVITVRSGDGGGGCVSFRREKYIPKGGPDGGDGGDGGDVILSADKTCHSLSAYRSRRSFKAGSGSPGGGNQCTGRNGEDLILPVPLGTIVENALTGDFIVDLVRAGERFLLLPGGQGGKGNRHFATATNRTPRMAQPGIPGVELKIRLSLKLLAHIGLVGLPNAGKSTLLAALTMARPKIGDYPFTTLIPNLGVLDLDDDHSVILADVPGLIEGASEGRGLGLRFLKHIERTGVLFHLLDAADGTVEDVLEDYRRIRNELEAYSPVLAEKPQVVLMNKVDLLDDGNGKVARIGRTLEEKGVPWIGLSALKGQGVQDLKRLILLNWDVWGLECLDPREADPSCAKPEVDG, encoded by the coding sequence ATGGATTTTCTGGACGAAGTGGTCATTACGGTCAGGTCAGGAGATGGCGGCGGGGGTTGTGTCAGTTTCAGACGGGAAAAGTACATCCCCAAGGGAGGCCCTGATGGCGGAGACGGCGGAGACGGCGGCGATGTCATCCTGTCGGCCGATAAAACCTGTCACAGCCTGTCGGCTTACCGGTCCCGGAGATCCTTCAAGGCGGGGAGCGGCTCGCCGGGCGGGGGCAATCAATGCACCGGCAGAAACGGCGAAGACCTGATCCTTCCGGTGCCTTTGGGTACCATTGTTGAAAATGCTTTGACAGGCGACTTCATTGTCGATCTCGTACGGGCTGGAGAGCGGTTTCTGCTGCTTCCGGGTGGTCAGGGCGGGAAAGGCAACCGCCATTTCGCCACCGCTACGAACCGGACCCCGCGTATGGCTCAGCCGGGCATTCCCGGCGTTGAACTCAAGATAAGACTTTCTCTTAAACTGCTCGCCCACATCGGCTTGGTGGGGCTTCCCAACGCGGGGAAGTCTACGCTGCTTGCCGCTTTGACCATGGCGCGTCCCAAAATCGGGGACTACCCCTTCACGACCCTGATCCCCAATCTTGGAGTGCTGGATCTCGACGACGATCACTCCGTCATCCTTGCCGATGTGCCTGGTTTGATCGAGGGTGCGAGCGAAGGCCGCGGGCTTGGACTCCGGTTCCTGAAACATATCGAGCGAACGGGCGTGCTTTTTCACCTCCTTGATGCTGCGGACGGCACGGTTGAAGACGTCCTGGAAGATTATCGCCGGATTCGCAATGAATTGGAGGCCTACAGCCCCGTCCTGGCCGAGAAGCCCCAGGTCGTGCTTATGAACAAGGTGGATCTGCTGGATGACGGGAATGGGAAGGTGGCACGGATCGGGCGAACCCTGGAAGAGAAAGGGGTGCCCTGGATCGGTTTGTCGGCGCTGAAGGGGCAGGGCGTCCAGGACCTGAAGCGGTTGATCCTCCTCAATTGGGATGTCTGGGGGCTGGAATGCCTTGATCCCCGGGAGGCGGATCCTTCCTGTGCGAAGCCGGAGGTGGATGGTTGA
- the rpmA gene encoding 50S ribosomal subunit protein L27 (Evidence 2a : Function from experimental evidences in other organisms; PubMedId : 10094780, 1225626, 12809609, 7556101, 8312607; Product type s : structure): MAHKKAGGSSRNGRDSAGQRFGIKRYGGQQVKAGNILVRQKGTKIHPGRNVGLGRDYTLFALVDGVVAYERFGKTRKKVSIATV; the protein is encoded by the coding sequence ATGGCACATAAGAAAGCAGGCGGCAGTTCGCGCAATGGTCGCGACAGTGCCGGGCAGAGGTTCGGCATCAAGCGTTACGGTGGCCAGCAGGTGAAAGCGGGCAATATCCTTGTTCGGCAGAAGGGGACGAAGATCCATCCGGGCAGAAACGTGGGCCTCGGGAGGGATTACACGCTCTTTGCCCTGGTCGATGGGGTGGTCGCTTACGAGCGTTTTGGCAAGACCCGCAAGAAGGTCAGCATCGCGACGGTCTGA
- the rsfS gene encoding Ribosomal silencing factor RsfS, with the protein MDTLEKARKCAGYLLERKALNPVLFEVGKLTSLTDYFLIASGGSSRQVQALSRHLQRKMREAGFRPYGIEGEQEGQWILLDFGDIVVHLFYEPVRTFYDLEGLWVEAPRVPIENAPPPD; encoded by the coding sequence ATGGATACGCTTGAAAAAGCACGGAAATGCGCCGGCTATCTTCTGGAAAGGAAGGCATTGAATCCGGTCCTTTTTGAGGTCGGGAAGCTTACCTCGTTGACGGATTATTTTCTGATCGCGAGCGGCGGCAGTTCCAGGCAGGTCCAGGCGCTCAGCCGGCACTTGCAGCGCAAAATGCGGGAGGCGGGGTTCCGGCCCTACGGCATTGAAGGAGAGCAGGAGGGGCAATGGATCCTGCTTGACTTCGGGGATATCGTGGTCCATCTTTTCTATGAACCGGTGCGCACGTTTTACGATCTTGAAGGGCTATGGGTCGAGGCCCCGCGCGTTCCCATCGAGAATGCCCCGCCGCCGGATTGA
- a CDS encoding hypothetical protein (Evidence 5 : Unknown function), which yields MCHFIPLSRSCPEMFFSANLRVSLHACPGSDHPVASAQTLDSLQIGQKPSAPDWKLVRTGESFRDTTHLEKITAPITRCSLYGPG from the coding sequence ATGTGCCATTTTATCCCTCTGTCTCGATCCTGTCCGGAAATGTTCTTTTCAGCCAATCTTCGCGTCAGCCTGCACGCCTGCCCGGGTAGCGACCACCCGGTCGCCTCCGCGCAAACGCTTGATTCCCTTCAGATCGGCCAAAAACCCTCTGCTCCGGATTGGAAACTCGTTCGTACCGGCGAATCATTTCGGGATACAACCCACCTCGAAAAAATCACCGCCCCAATCACTCGATGCTCTCTATATGGACCAGGCTGA